A region of the Anolis carolinensis isolate JA03-04 chromosome 1, rAnoCar3.1.pri, whole genome shotgun sequence genome:
TCATTTCCCTCTTCAGCAGATTCAAACGGACAGAGCTTCCTGCCGCGCGGGAattgtgggaaatgtagttcaggggaGGGAACGGCTTGATTGCGAGCTTTGCAAAGGGTGTGGTATCAACACACGCTCAAAAATAGCTCGCCCAGGGGCCTCTCCCGCTTCGCTTTCGTTGGGCGCCCTCCGTCACGTGACCCTTGTGTGGCGctttggactccatctcccagaatccccggccattggacaagctggcaagGGCTTCTGCGATCGATAAAGAGTTCAAATAATGCCATcttttttcttcctgcctggaggaaaaaTGTGCTTAAATATACAATGCAAATAGAAAGCTTTGATCAGCAATTAGTTTTATGGAGGGTCTATTCTGGGATAGAGACTGAtgatccattttttttaaaataaaaaaatcactgTCGTgactgggggcccctggtggcacagtgtgttaaagctgctgaacttgcggaccaaaaggtcccaggttcgaatcccgggagcggaatgagcgcccgctgttagccccagctcctgccaacctagcagttcgaaaacatgcaaatgtaagtaaatcaataggtaccgctccggcgggaaggtaacggcgctccatgcagtcatgccggccacatgaccttggaggtgtctatggccttttgttgtttatttgttcagtcgtttccgactcttcgtgacctcatggaccatcccaggCCAGAGTTCCCGGTTGGCCCTGGcctccctcagctccttcaaggtcaagccagccacttcaaggatacaatccatccatcttgcctttggtcagcctctcttcctttttccttccattttccccagcatcgtgatcttttccaagctttcctgtcttctcatgatgtggccaaaatacttcaactttgcctctaatatccttccctccagtgagcagccgggctttatttcctggagtatggactggttggatcttcttgcagtccaaggcactctcaggattttcctccagcaccagagttcaaaagcatctgttttctttcgctcagccttccttatggtccagctctcgcagccataggttgctatggggaataccattgctttgactctgcggacctttgttgccagtgtaatgtctctgcttttcactattttatcaaggtcggccattgctctcctcccaagaagtaaacatcttctgttttcctggctgcagtctatatctgcagtaatcttcgtgcctagaaatataaagtagttgtagttggtgccttaccaaactacaaccccaaatttccatagcattgagccacggcagttaaagtgatgtaaaactgcaataattctacagtatagagccAGCTCTTATGATAGGCttattgccataggtcagaactgttttgaaggcacacaacaacaacaacaacacgatGTGCGTGTTTAAAGTCTTGAGGAATGTAGTCAATAGACTGCACTTTAGCCCCTTGATTTCTTTGGATGCAAGCGATTATTGACACAAACTGTAAACATCTGCAGAGGTCTTTGGCAGAACAAGGATCCTCTCTCATCTTTCAACCAACTGTCTGTGTTTCAGGTAAACCATTTAGATGTGAAATCCAATGCCTTGGCACGTAAAAGGAGCTCTCAGCTTCTCCGGGCAAGGAACACATCCCAAGTAAAGCTGCCTGCCATTTTTTTCCCTTAAAATTTCAGCTCAGCAGTATTGCGTTTCTAAGCAACCAACAGATGCTTTATTCTTTCGGTTTCCTTGACCAAGAAATTCATTCCTGCAAAGGcacagaaagaagagaaaggtaTCATTTGGACTAGATGCCTCGCTAATGATATTCAGCCAGATGAATTCCAGAACTCAAATCTTTTAAAACACCTGTTCAGCAGAAAGGGCAAAAAGGTAATGAGTAATTTTTCATATTTTACATAGAAACATAACTTACTGTATTATGTTTGAGATGCTAATTCATATGGCTTTTGCACTTAAGGCTAttataaaacaatttttttctttaCTGCTAAGTGGCTGGAAAGTGGCATTCATTTACCAGTATTTCATTTTGCTATGCAACAAAAGCCTTTGTTATAGCTCAGTTTATTGGGCTATATTTCTTGCTGAACGTATGACGATAGGGAATCTCGGAGAAGAGAAATAATAAGAATGACAACAAGTTTTAGCTAATCCTTCCATCATAATATGACTTTAAAATATGGTGTTGCAGATATGATCAGAAATAATAAGAATGGCATAACAGTTCTTAACAAATCCTTCCATCATAATATGACTTTAAAATATGGTGTTTGAAATATGATTTAACATGTATTAATGTATCCAGTTTTAATTATGTGTTATGTGGAACATTACCCATAGAAGACATTAACATGATCAGATCTTTAAGGAAGAAAATGtttcaaggaaaaaaaatccctctaTTTCCTCTGTGATTACATTTTGCTATATTCTCATATAGCAAAAGCCTGAGAAGATAGAGTTGTAAAGGTGGGAGTTTATAGCAGCATGAAGCCAATTAATGATATGTTTGCCTTTTGATCCTCAAATACTGCTGCTATTGGTTGCTAATTCAAAAATTGACAACTGTAGTGGATGCAGCTTTAACCCTGGCCAAAAATCACAATGGGAAGTGACTGGAAGTCTATTTTAAGATGCTATTCTGATTTTTGAAGTGTGTCAAGAAGAAGGTGCCTGTGGCTATTCCACTATTTCTAGAGGTCTTCAAGGATAGTGATTGAATGTTTTTGGTCTCAGGAGATTATGGTGTCCACGGTAAAACTCGGAAAGCTGAAAACGTATTTGTGGGTTAAGTTGTATTTTGCTCACCATCGTACTGAATAAACATCAtctttgtttcattcattttctgTACTTAGTAAATACTAAGCTTGATCTCCCCAGTTGTTAGATTTGGTACCTGGAAAGAACATATATTCATGgaaagaaaacatttgaaaaaagaaattgaaaaactTTTGTAAGTACTGCCAGTCATCTGTTTCCTATTCTGTATTTTATTGAAGAATTATAGCTAATAGCTTCATTCTATATCTTGTATGTGTAGGACAACAGATTTTCTAGGGGGGCAAAGGTAATACACCTCTTGGTCCCAGGCTATGAGGAATAGTGTGAATGGGTGGTCTTGTGATTTTATCCTGCTTTTGGGCCTCCGATAAGTATCTGGTTGGCCATtgtgggaagaaaggaagagacaaATGGGCACTGCTGTGATCCAACATTtctcttcttttatttctgtccaataaacataaataaataataatgcactAGTTAACTGAGAGTTGATCTATTGTTCGTTGCAGGGGAGATTACATTGGCACTAGACTTCGGGAAAATGAATTTGATCCACAAGGAAAGCAGCAGACCACTTTTCTTGATGACTTGGTAAGCTGATACTTTCTTCTTCCAACCTCACAGGTTCTTCAGAGATTTCTGCAAATCTGGAAAAATCCTGCTTTGAGCCAAAATTAAGGAGACTTGAGGTTGCTATTGGTTACCAAAAGGAGAAGAGATAATAGGGAGAGCTCAGTTAACACTTGACAGCCCTATCTACTGCCCTTACCAATTAAACAATCTTCAGTTCCACTCCAGGAATTTTGTAAATTGAAGCCCAAATGATATGATTTGCACTGCTCAACAAGGACATATAGGCTACTCAGAGTATTGACTCTTTGATTATTTCAGATGTTCACTGGATACGTGGACTGTTATCAAATGTGGCACTTACAACTACGATGCGTTTATGTAACTGCAAGTCAACTATCGATTTATGACAACTCCATAAATTCCTCAGGATTttattaggcaagaaatactcagggcccttccacacagccatataacccagaatatcaaggcagaaaatcccacaatatctgctttgaattgggttatctgagtccacactgccatataacctaattcaatgtagattttatactgctgtgtgtGCAACTTTCTCatacattttgaaatattgttgAAAGCTCACCCATATACACATTGAGGTGGGGTGTGGTTCAAATtgccaacaaaaaagaaaataggCCATTGTCCACTTTCTGCCATGGCCAGTGTGAGCTGGATAAAACCTTACATTTTTGGCCATACAGTCTACAGGTTGAAGGGAAGAATGCTCCTTTTTGGCCTGGATAATTTACTTTAAACCTATTTCAACTACAGTTTTTGTGCAAATATACTATAGCAGTGCAGGTAAAAGGTCCCTGGCAAAAACTCTCTTTGGAGAGTAGATATTTAAATGCAACTGTAAACAGCATAACACAAATCTTATGGATCAGCTCTACACATGCCTGAACTACGTCAATTTGTGATGCAAAGAGATTGTGTTGTTTGACTTCATATTCTACTTTGTTTTTTCAGGCTCACTATGATTTGGCAGTAAATGTTGCTTTGCCTTGGCTCAATGATGCAGAAGCCACCAAGTCTCAGGGGAAAGAAAAAATGTAAGTGGAAAgcaaaatctattattattattattagcagtagtagtagtagtagtagtagtagcagtataaGATCCGTGTTGCCACAGTCTGGAAATGAGCAAAATTGGTCTGGTAAGTCTGAAGAAATgaactgaggggggaaagaagggTTAAAGTTTAAAACAAGTCTATCAAAACAGCACACAACAGCTAACAATCTACCATACTCTCAAACACACCCTTCCTCAATTGAAATGAACGCATGGTCTCCCTTCCaaaacaatacagtgttcccttactactttgcggttcgctttttgcggattcgctgtttcacggtttttcaataaactctaaaagaatattataaataataaaaaattacattttacagcctaaggaagggaggaaggagaagccaaaggggaagaaaaggagcccaagcggcaacgggaggaggaggaggcaatttatcaacacacaattggttgataaagacttaaaatagttcatttaaatgaacaggcccaatagagctgttattagaatacttctttctgttttaaaagcatatggcactttatctctgctatttatttccatgatacagcactttatgaaacctgtccccactgagttgcttttaattactctgattttatctgcttggattttaatgtatttgtccattattttatttttgtgtattgttagaatgttttaagtttatgttaaatatgttgttgtttgggcttgtccctgttgtgagccgccccgagtcccttcggggagatggggtgggatataaaaataaagtttattatattattattattaaaatagtgtataattactaaaataatgtataaatatatagcatccctacttcatggattttcatttattgcgggtggtccaggaacctaacccccgcaataagtgagggaacactgtatatgcaatGCCACCCCAAGACAGCTTTTCTGAGCTCTGTGCACTCTCTTGACCTAGCCCATCACTCACAGGGCATCCAGATTTTCTGTACTTTCTAAAAGACTATTTTCCAGTCCCCAAGCACTATTCTGCATCCCCTGTCTTCCCATTGCATAGTTTGAGTCAATTATGATTCATGGCAACCCTAATGCGACCTTATCACAGCCTTATACCCAATCTAATTCCAGTTAGCAAGGTTTGCCAtcgccttcttctgagactgggagcgtatgatttgcccaaggttgccCAATGAGTTTGCTTGGCTAGGCAGAGATTTAAACTTTTTGTGTCCTGGTTCAGCAAATACCCCACTCTGGCTTCTATCCCAATAGGACAGCTAGAAAGAGAACCTATTGCTTTTGGTGCTGAGTTGCTATGGCTGTTTTGCTATTTGGAGCTTTGGAAGTTTTTGTAGATTCTAAAATTTCTGAATGTCAGCATCACTCTAACttcaattcagaaaaaaatgagcAAATAGCTGTCTATTAAATGTGTTCGATAGCAATACATGGTACATGTACTCACACACATATACTCATATATATGGTGATGGGAGATTTAGCTCCTGTTTTGTCCCCAACTCTTAGGCATGCTTTATGTATGCTATGCAATTATAGCACCatgatgctactttaactgctTTAGCTGCTTCCAAAGTATTATCAAATCTGTAATTTGGTAAGGCACTTAGACATGACTGGCAGAAAAATTTACAAAAttacaaattccaagattccaaaACGTGGAGCCATggaggttaaagtggtgtcaaacggcattgattctacagtgtggatgcatcacCAGTTTCACCTGTATAGAGAGCGAGTTCCAGAGGCTGAGAACCATGCAGGGAGTAGTCTTTCATGTTTTCTCTAGATATACTTGCACAGATAGTGTAACCAAGGAAAGATCTATCCCCAAAGATTTCAAAATCTGGGTAGGTTCGTACAGGAAAATACAGTCCTTGAGATAGCCCTATACCCAATCTAAATCCAGTCAGTGTTGATGGGCACATCAGAATGTatggactctccatctttggtAGTCTTTAAAGAGAAGTTGAATGGCCATCTTTCATTaatgctttaattgtgtgttcctacatagCAGGAGTTTGGACCAGATTACCTTTGTGGTACCTTCCAGCTTCTGTAGCTTTATGAATGTGAAATAATATGTCAAATATTCCTCATAAAATTTGGAAACATAAAAATATGGAGGCTTTTGAAAGTATTGCTCCATGCCctacattattttatattcatTGAACAAAATGGAGACATTTATTATAAAATGCATGCAGTTATATAACAAAACCACAACATTTGAGAACATAGGTCACAGATCTAACATtcgtcttttaaaaatgttaaaatgggTTTCTTTGGCTTATGTAGAATGTGAGTTTTGGTTTGTTTATCATCAGTTAGATCATAGCTAAGAAGAACACAAAACAGATTGCTTATCATTTGTGAGGTACATCCATctaattttctccttttttccccttgATACAACATGGACAGGAAAGTACAACTACATGGCCGATATATCTATCCCAACCGAATCAAGAGAGAAGCTATGATTTTGTCATCGTATGCTGGGATGCTAATGGTATGTGGATTTACAGTATGTAGAGTGTCCATATAGATGACAACTTTTAGCACTTAAATATACTTTCTGTAAAATGTTCCTTCCAGTAAAAATTGATATTCCTTCCAGTGACCTGTTAAGCTACATTTAATGATATTCTCCAAATTCCCTTGCAAATAGTACAACATTAAGGTGATAAAAACTTCTGAATTACATTCAAAATGGTCTATCAATCCTGTACAAATGGGGCAATATTCTTTGATACTTGTATAATCTTTATAAAAATGATGCAATTAACTCTGATCATGGGTATCCTCCTCCtcattcttattttaaaaggtcCTATCTTCtatgtacagtgataccttggctTAAGAGTTTAATTGAgtccatgactgagctcttaacccaaaagctcttatctcaaagcaatttcCCCACTGAAATCTGTTTTGCCCACCTGAACACCCTCCCCCctttttgttacgtgtttttaaataagaaaatgtactttataaataaataatagatacatGCACATTTACGTGGaacaatataaaaagaaaaataaacttttaaatggtagaagcacaaaattgtggcaaggaagcacgaagcacaaagtgaagaggcagaagtatcattttcttcatactggactcattccagcctcctccctccctctctctctctcttcatgaagccaaacataccaggaataaaacccacaaaatcagctaacccaaagttcctcaaagtggacaacaGCAAAACAGACAGCAATATTCCAAAGCGGGCAAGAGCATGAGGCAcgaaggctgctcccttgaagccgtGTATTCTGGAGCTAgtactccctctggcactagctcttaactcaaaatgctgttcTCGTGTCAAAGCAAAACAGGGTTGAGTGACAGCTTGTAACTCAAAACATTCTTGCTTGGGacgctcttaagtagaggttccactgtattgctttattgaagttattatAGATAACTTTCTCTGGATAGTTCTTCTGTTTCAGTATGTAACTTAATAACTTTGATTCCTCTAAAGGCTAAAATAAAACCTCTTATAGTTTCTCTTAACCCACAGGAACTGACTACATGGTGAAGTTGCCAAAAATTTTAATAAGTATTCTCAAGTGTTATGTAATCTGATGCCTCCTCTCTGAAATGTTATCTCCAAAAATGATTTCCTTAGAACTATAGTGGGTATCAAATTCTCTTATTTATAAAATTAATCTATCTGAGAAATTCTCACAAAGATTCTCTCCCCAGGCTTAAAACATATGATACACTCCATAGTAACTTCTTATGTTTGCCAATAAaggtgaaacaaaaaaaatgctaTGCTCACTCTGATAATGAACTCTGAGGGAAATGTATGTAAATTATTCTCTTAcatgttttctattattataaataaagtcTTATCGTATGATATGTTTTTTTATAGTCATCGGATattactatgtaacacgatttttgttcattgtcatttcctaattggttctatcacaaacatatggaaaaatttattaaactgcaaaatctttgttttgcgggacatcctgcagcacattttgcccaTTACACACTGCTCATCTACTTCTGGctgggctccatggtgaaaggggagaggaagTGGCGTACGCCACTGTGGCAGCGACATGAAAAGCTTTCCGTGTTGCCTTTGCTATAAtgcgggggtggggtggggggaaccAGGAGCCAGGCACTTCCCCTGTGGAATGGGCTAATGGGAGAAGCCAGGCAATGCAGGGCGTAGGGCAAAGCGTTCTCTACATATCCCGCCGGAACTCCACAGCTTCACCATGATGCGTGGAGAATCCCTCACttaatgtgataaagtccatagagtctcaaccaattcaacatagtttgtggcaactaCAAAAGCgacatttctggagtataacaactactttcaaagtaagtaccagacaattaaacaggaaacaacactttcaaagcagaaacagaatttttttcaaattggtTACATGGTGTAATGTATAAGTAACCAAAATGTCATATTCTTTCCATAAAAAGTGCATGTAGTTTTTAAACCGTGCCCAGAGAATCTTGTACATATGGTCCCTGGTCTTACAATCAGTGTATAGAATCAAAATATTCTAATTGTTTCTGTTTTTTAGTCCATAGTTTCATCCTATGGAAGTGGCCAATtccagtagagtcttgcttatccaacataaatgggctggcagaatgttagataagcgaaaatgttggataataaggtgggattaaggaaaagcctattaaacttcaattatgattttacaaattaagcactaaaacatcatgttttacaacaaatcaaaagaaaaagcagtCTAATACATGGTAactttatatagtaattactgtatttatggatttagcaccaaaacatcacaatgtattgaaaacattgactacaaaaccattgtctactaaaaaattgactacaaacaaagatagaattgcagaaaatgaacttacagtaacaacattgtcagaagttgaaTCCGTAAAAAGTTTAGTCTagtgaagattaaaaaaaaaagctgtgatCCTTGCcttcctagaaaaacagctgtggatccaggcaagaggcagactgtgttggataatacagaacgttggatgagtgaaggttggataagtgaaactctaattGTGTATATGTTTTGCTTGACTTGTAATTCTTTGTGGCTTGACTTGTAATTCTTCTACTGATAAAGCTGATGACAATGATTTTAATCAATCTGTaaggaaaataatgtttttttctgaCTTTAAGAGCTAACAGCATTTTAGTGTTTCAGTTCATGGAAAACAGGCGAACACAGTATAAAAGAATACAACATAGAGAACTTAGCACAAGTTTTGCAGAATAAGAAAGCTTTTCATAATGAAAGTTAACCAATAGGACTATCTCTACAGAATAGCATTCCGGTGGAAGATGTCATTGCCATTTATAACACTGGGCCTTCTGTAACACACTGGCAGAATTCTGCAAAAGTAAGCTAACATTTTTATTAACCTACTAGCTTGTATACCCGACGTTGCCTGGGTTatctgaaaaagtcaatttttaaattgtacaaaatgcaaaagatggtgggtgaactacaactcacattataccaggttaaccccaaaaaactccatcaatacttaaagtttgttatgttgggcatgtTTGCAGTGGAttcatcatcggtggggttcagtgtgttctCTGAAGCggagcaactccggttgctcctgactcgaaaaaaaaaagtgtgttctctggctgtaaactacagctcccactatggtgagtcagtcccctcaaacccctccagtaggttgagatagtcatgggggttctgtgtgccaggtttggtccaggtcctTCATCGGTGGAGGAcatagtttctctggttgtgggttaactaaaactcccagaaaggaagggcaGTTCCCCCCAAATTCCAGTGATCAAATTtctgcatatcaggtatgtgtaccaaatttggtccagatccattggtgtttgggttcacagtattctctggatgtaggtgagctacaactcacacaaaccaaggtgaattttccccaaagacctccagtattttttgctggtcactgGGGCTCTGTGTGTCAGTCCTTGCAATcctccatctttggtggagttcagagtgctcattgattgcaggtgaagtataaatcccagtacctacagctccaaaatgtccaggccaattcccctcaattcaaatttgggaatatcgggtatgcatgccaagtttggtccagatccatcatagtgcactctggatgtagatgaactacaacgcCTATAAATCCcttcaaagacctccagtatttttgttggccATGAGGGTTgtttgccaagttagttccaggtccatcatttgtacagttcagagtgctcttagactgcaggtgaactatacatcccagtccccacaactcctataaattataatgaattctccccaaacctctctagtatgttcagttgctgatcaattcctctcttTGCTGTATGCCAtaaaaaagggtaggaaagggttaagggagaggcagtgggcggggtcatggaaatgaagagagaaagaaacacttGGATGTGCTCActctaacctgcaatgtcctgagaGGGAATGACTTGGTGGCTCTACAGCACTGGgaattatagcctgtttgtggaggccggaggctgtctgtgtgagcggacacccatgccacatacacacatacagatttttacttttattatgtggatagatagatagatggatagatggatgtagGGTCCAAATTCAACCTTTCATCTCTAAGAAAAGATGATGGATGGATTAGCTAACATGTACTTATTTCCTTATGATCAACTTATTTAAGTCAAAAGAAAAATATTAGTTTGTATGTGCTTTCATTTATCCTCCAGGGCCACCAGATTCACCCTTGCAATCTCTCTCTGCATCCTTTTGCTATGTTGACAGCCCCCCAAGCTGCAGAACATGCAAGGAAGCAGAGTAAGTACATGATCCCTCCTCTCACAAAGGCTCCTGGGTGGAAAGCTTGACTATGAAACCTGACTTGCTACTCCACTTATGCCCTCCAGCAAATGTCTCTTTTCTATAGTTTCCCTTATTGATAATTTTTTCTTCTAGTCAAAGGGATAATTCTaaatatatgtgttgtcgaaggctttcatagctggaaccactgggttgctgtgagtttttcatgctgtatggccatggtagcattgtctcctgacatttcacctgcatcctcagagatttgttcagagtgttggaaatgaggcaagtaggtttcttaccatacatcaagggaaccactaaccGCATAGGGAAACTTATAAAGAAACACAACTTCCAAaaaatctacagacccaccaagaaaaatCAACAAATGCTACTTCCAgtaaaggataagagggattctCTAACaactgcaggagtctactatataccatgcagctgtggacaagtctacatagggactaccaaacgcagtgatgcccaaacacgaatcaaagagcacaaaaggcactgcagactaattcaaccagagaagtcagctatagcagagcacttgataaagcaacctggacacagaatactatttgacaACTATCATGTCTGACCCCACAAGCTGTCAgcagggatgatgggtagcagagtgaaatccaaaaattcaccatcccggtctgcctccttctctccagactgtttccccgtgtggaaaaacagca
Encoded here:
- the c1h2orf80 gene encoding uncharacterized protein C2orf80 homolog, producing MERKHLKKEIEKLLGDYIGTRLRENEFDPQGKQQTTFLDDLAHYDLAVNVALPWLNDAEATKSQGKEKMKVQLHGRYIYPNRIKREAMILSSYAGMLMNSIPVEDVIAIYNTGPSVTHWQNSAKGHQIHPCNLSLHPFAMLTAPQAAEHARKQSVKFRKAAANQNATTNSSVKGKTIN